A genome region from Deltaproteobacteria bacterium includes the following:
- a CDS encoding SDR family oxidoreductase, giving the protein MQALVTGAAKRVGRAIALALHGAGYRVAVHYRTSRAEAEATSALLGGAPLIEGDQARDPERIVADAARALGGLDLLVCSAARFEKVPSERLGREQFEAMLATNLVGPFYLMQAALPHLRAARGSIVTVLDVCGTTQVWKGYAHYTASKAGLAALTRLLALEWAPEVRVNGVAPGTVLPPEGMDSGPLAKRIPLGRIGTPEDAARAVLFLAQEPFVTGEILTIDGGRSLNP; this is encoded by the coding sequence ATGCAAGCGTTGGTCACAGGCGCGGCGAAGCGCGTGGGACGCGCGATCGCGCTCGCGCTGCACGGCGCCGGCTACCGGGTCGCGGTGCATTACCGGACCTCGCGCGCCGAGGCGGAGGCGACCTCCGCGCTGCTGGGCGGCGCGCCGCTGATCGAAGGCGATCAGGCACGTGATCCGGAGCGCATCGTCGCGGACGCGGCGCGCGCCCTCGGCGGGCTGGACCTGCTCGTATGCAGCGCGGCGCGTTTCGAGAAGGTGCCTTCGGAGCGCCTGGGCCGGGAACAGTTCGAGGCGATGCTGGCCACGAACCTGGTCGGCCCCTTCTACCTGATGCAGGCGGCGCTGCCTCACCTGCGCGCTGCGCGGGGCAGCATCGTCACCGTTCTCGACGTCTGCGGGACCACGCAGGTGTGGAAGGGCTACGCGCACTACACGGCGTCGAAGGCCGGTCTCGCCGCGCTTACCCGGCTGCTGGCGCTGGAGTGGGCGCCCGAGGTGCGCGTGAACGGGGTGGCGCCGGGTACGGTGCTTCCCCCGGAAGGGATGGATTCCGGACCGCTCGCGAAGCGCATCCCGCTCGGGCGCATCGGAACCCCGGAAGATGCCGCGCGGGCCGTGCTGTTCCTGGCGCAGGAGCCATTCGTCACGGGCGAAATCCTCACCATTGACGGGGGCCGGTCCCTGAATCCCTAG
- a CDS encoding class II glutamine amidotransferase, translating to MAEFLATHQSDATLLGCVLRRLAGRVSLGSAERAAGVGFFQSDDLLLRKRPLGGQAVLPEKVADGVESEAALICSGTAGSSSRSFNEQTTLPFRFKRWLFATAGQPESLAPIRPALVKGLPDYLRRSVKGDSAAEGLFFTFLSRLRDVGRLDDHELDAETAARALAAAVGEAERAFEQLGQPLPGIAAVVSNGRVMAALRRGHPLLVGVIDGLIPCARCEIGPGANELDPRVKSHRMLHAAMVLSGAASTDGFREVAEREVIAIPRSLTDVRSL from the coding sequence TTGGCAGAGTTCCTCGCCACCCATCAATCCGATGCGACGCTCCTCGGCTGCGTGCTGCGAAGGCTCGCGGGCCGCGTTTCGCTCGGGTCCGCGGAGCGTGCCGCTGGCGTCGGCTTTTTCCAGAGCGATGATCTGCTGCTGCGCAAGCGGCCGCTCGGCGGGCAGGCCGTCTTGCCCGAGAAGGTCGCCGACGGAGTGGAGAGCGAGGCAGCGCTGATCTGCAGCGGGACCGCGGGGTCGTCTTCGCGCTCGTTCAACGAGCAGACGACGTTGCCGTTCCGCTTCAAGCGCTGGCTGTTCGCCACCGCCGGCCAACCCGAGTCGCTGGCGCCGATCCGGCCCGCGCTCGTCAAGGGTCTCCCCGACTATCTGCGGCGCTCGGTGAAGGGCGACTCCGCCGCCGAGGGCCTGTTCTTCACCTTCCTGTCGCGGCTGCGCGACGTCGGACGTCTCGACGACCACGAGCTGGACGCAGAGACCGCTGCCCGCGCGCTGGCCGCCGCCGTCGGCGAAGCGGAGCGCGCCTTCGAGCAGCTGGGGCAACCGCTCCCGGGCATCGCCGCGGTGGTCAGCAACGGGCGCGTCATGGCGGCGCTTCGCCGCGGGCATCCGCTACTCGTCGGCGTGATCGACGGGCTGATTCCGTGCGCCCGCTGTGAGATCGGCCCCGGTGCGAACGAGTTGGACCCGCGGGTGAAGTCGCACCGCATGCTGCACGCAGCGATGGTGCTCTCCGGAGCGGCGTCCACCGATGGGTTCCGCGAAGTGGCTGAGCGCGAAGTGATCGCCATCCCGCGGAGTCTGACCGACGTCCGGTCGCTCTAG
- a CDS encoding CPBP family intramembrane metalloprotease encodes MRHWIAPYGRVRPFRLEVPLSWEFAGQVAGNAAVAFSEEFFYRGYMTFRFEERWRPLPSAVAAAALFAVGHLLTPAPWRLAVFFPALLFAWVRNRTGTIVGASIAHFLCNVWLLVLEHSMF; translated from the coding sequence ATGCGGCACTGGATCGCCCCTTACGGTCGCGTCCGCCCGTTCCGTCTGGAGGTGCCGCTTTCGTGGGAGTTCGCAGGGCAGGTGGCGGGGAACGCCGCAGTCGCGTTCTCCGAGGAGTTCTTCTACCGCGGTTACATGACCTTTCGGTTCGAGGAGCGGTGGCGCCCGCTGCCGAGCGCCGTAGCCGCGGCGGCGCTCTTTGCCGTCGGGCACCTGCTGACGCCGGCGCCGTGGCGGCTCGCGGTCTTCTTTCCGGCGCTTCTCTTCGCCTGGGTCCGCAACCGCACCGGAACCATCGTCGGCGCATCGATTGCGCACTTCCTCTGCAACGTCTGGTTGCTGGTGCTCGAACACTCGATGTTCTGA
- a CDS encoding SDR family oxidoreductase — MSSGNAALITGASAGLGLEYAKLFAADGFDVVLVARRRDRLEALAKELEGKHRVRAHVIAADLGSADGPGRVLEDLRRIGLEVAFLVNNAGFGTSGAFAEIDADRELEMIQVNVVSLVSLTRALLPAMIARKSGRILNIGSTAGFQPGPFMAAYYASKAFVNSFTEALSYELRGTGVTATVSCPGATATEFSTVAGNDRSRLFRMGAASPAIVARQGYRAMMAGKPIVVHGMKNKFGVQLLRVSPRSAVRAVAASLNPAPQSAAKPVPH; from the coding sequence ATGTCCAGCGGGAATGCCGCGCTGATCACCGGCGCGTCGGCCGGTCTCGGGCTCGAGTACGCGAAACTGTTCGCAGCCGACGGGTTCGACGTCGTCCTGGTCGCGCGTAGGCGCGACCGGCTCGAGGCACTGGCCAAGGAGCTCGAAGGGAAGCATCGCGTCCGGGCGCACGTCATCGCGGCCGACCTCGGGTCCGCCGACGGGCCGGGGCGCGTGCTCGAGGATCTGCGCCGCATCGGGCTGGAGGTGGCGTTCCTCGTGAACAACGCCGGCTTTGGGACCAGCGGGGCATTCGCCGAGATCGATGCGGACCGCGAGCTGGAGATGATCCAGGTGAACGTCGTCTCGCTGGTCTCTCTCACCCGCGCACTGCTGCCGGCGATGATCGCGCGAAAGAGCGGACGCATCCTCAACATCGGATCGACGGCCGGGTTCCAGCCCGGGCCGTTCATGGCGGCGTACTACGCGAGCAAGGCGTTCGTGAACTCGTTCACGGAGGCGCTCTCGTACGAGCTGCGAGGCACGGGAGTGACCGCCACCGTGAGCTGCCCGGGCGCCACGGCCACCGAATTCTCCACCGTCGCGGGAAACGATCGATCGCGCCTCTTCCGGATGGGCGCGGCGTCCCCGGCCATCGTCGCGCGCCAGGGGTACCGCGCGATGATGGCCGGCAAGCCGATCGTGGTCCATGGGATGAAGAACAAGTTCGGCGTGCAGCTGCTGCGCGTCAGCCCGCGATCGGCGGTACGCGCCGTCGCCGCCTCGCTCAACCCTGCTCCCCAGAGTGCCGCGAAACCAGTCCCGCACTGA
- a CDS encoding beta-lactamase family protein, with product MLPRVPRNQSRTEAAVRRSLDSSIEASATPGLQYLAVDARDTLFELTGGWADIARRIPIEPRTTLMAYSMSKTITAAATLQLIGLGKLGLDESIRRHLPEVPYAADITVRQLLSHTSGIPNPIPLRWVHPAAQHARFEEGRSLAAVLAASPRLRSAPGTRYAYSNIGYWLLGRIVEYASGEAFTGFVARHVLGPLGIAPDEVGYAIAASVPHANGYLEKYSLMNLLKGFLISGELIGDYEGKWLRIEPHYLNGPAFGGLVGTARGFGKFLQDQLRPRSVLFDDSRRHLFFEQQQAGGKPVPMTLGWHIGDLGGTRFYFKEGGGGGFHCEMRIYPEAEVGTVLLTNATAFDVKRTLNVVDREVGARVQR from the coding sequence CTGCTCCCCAGAGTGCCGCGAAACCAGTCCCGCACTGAGGCTGCGGTCCGGCGCTCGCTCGATTCGTCGATCGAGGCGTCCGCAACGCCGGGGCTGCAGTATCTCGCCGTCGACGCGCGAGACACGCTGTTCGAGCTCACCGGTGGCTGGGCGGACATCGCCCGACGCATTCCCATCGAGCCCCGCACGACGCTGATGGCGTACTCGATGAGCAAGACGATCACCGCCGCGGCGACGCTGCAGCTGATCGGCCTCGGCAAGCTCGGGCTCGACGAATCGATCCGCCGCCATCTGCCCGAGGTTCCCTACGCCGCGGACATTACGGTCCGCCAGCTCCTGTCACATACGTCCGGGATCCCGAATCCGATCCCCCTGCGCTGGGTGCACCCGGCCGCGCAGCACGCGAGGTTCGAGGAGGGTCGGTCGCTCGCCGCGGTCCTCGCCGCAAGCCCCCGGCTGCGTTCGGCGCCCGGCACCCGATACGCCTATTCGAACATCGGCTACTGGCTGCTCGGAAGAATCGTCGAGTACGCCAGCGGCGAAGCGTTCACCGGTTTCGTCGCGCGGCACGTCCTCGGACCGCTGGGGATCGCACCCGACGAGGTGGGCTACGCCATTGCGGCGTCCGTCCCGCACGCCAATGGATACCTGGAGAAGTACTCGCTGATGAACCTGCTCAAGGGATTCCTCATCTCCGGCGAGCTCATCGGCGACTACGAAGGCAAATGGCTCCGGATCGAGCCCCATTACCTGAACGGCCCGGCCTTCGGGGGGCTGGTGGGAACCGCTCGCGGATTCGGGAAGTTTCTTCAGGACCAACTGCGTCCACGCTCCGTTCTCTTCGACGATTCGAGGCGACATCTGTTCTTCGAGCAGCAGCAAGCGGGTGGAAAGCCCGTTCCGATGACGCTCGGGTGGCACATCGGCGACCTGGGTGGGACGCGGTTCTACTTCAAGGAAGGGGGAGGCGGCGGATTCCACTGCGAGATGCGCATCTATCCCGAGGCCGAAGTCGGCACCGTTCTGCTGACGAACGCCACCGCATTCGACGTGAAGCGGACGCTCAACGTCGTCGACCGCGAGGTCGGCGCGCGTGTGCAACGATGA
- a CDS encoding sulfurtransferase has protein sequence MNEIDARSLQQKLAGANPPLIVDVRNVPELAEGRIEGSVHIPMNELPARLAEVPEGRDVVTVCKKGMRSFNAAGWLRQMGRSAVSLQGGIDQWKALGLPVAR, from the coding sequence ATGAACGAAATCGATGCCCGATCGCTGCAGCAGAAGCTCGCGGGAGCGAACCCGCCGCTGATCGTCGACGTGCGCAATGTGCCGGAGCTGGCCGAAGGACGGATCGAGGGCAGCGTGCACATCCCCATGAACGAGCTGCCCGCCCGGCTGGCGGAAGTCCCAGAAGGTCGTGACGTGGTCACGGTCTGCAAGAAGGGCATGCGCTCGTTCAACGCGGCGGGTTGGCTCCGGCAGATGGGGCGGAGCGCCGTCAGCCTGCAGGGCGGAATCGATCAGTGGAAGGCGCTCGGACTGCCGGTGGCGCGCTGA